A single region of the Mycobacterium avium subsp. avium genome encodes:
- a CDS encoding SGNH/GDSL hydrolase family protein, translated as MPRRSAIALATAGALASTGTAYLGARSLLVGQATHARTVIPKSWDIPPRADGVYTRGGGPVQRWHRGMAVDLHLMIFGDSTAAGYGCMCADEVPGVRIARGLAEQTGKRIRLSTKAIVGATSKGVCGQVDAMFVAGPPPDVAVIMVGANDVTALNGVSQSAHRLGLCVRKLRNRGAVVIVGTCPDLGFISAIPQPLRSLAHERCLQLARAQTATVRAAGGVPVPLAQLMAPQFRATPEAMFSADGYHPSAPAYALAADALLLALCEALGEQVERPPLNQPVPSAQPVLGQRHTRSSVMSRLWRRPAPGAAPSSCPEVGSD; from the coding sequence GTGCCACGTCGTTCGGCGATCGCCCTGGCCACAGCGGGCGCGCTGGCCTCGACAGGAACCGCCTACCTGGGGGCACGCAGTCTGCTGGTCGGCCAGGCCACCCACGCGCGCACCGTCATCCCCAAGTCGTGGGACATCCCGCCGCGCGCCGACGGCGTGTACACCCGCGGCGGCGGGCCGGTGCAGCGCTGGCACCGCGGCATGGCCGTCGACCTGCACCTGATGATCTTCGGCGATTCCACCGCCGCCGGATACGGCTGCATGTGCGCCGACGAAGTGCCGGGGGTGCGCATCGCGCGGGGCCTGGCCGAGCAGACCGGCAAGCGAATCCGGTTGAGCACCAAGGCCATTGTGGGCGCCACGTCGAAAGGCGTGTGCGGCCAAGTGGATGCGATGTTCGTGGCCGGTCCGCCGCCGGACGTGGCGGTGATCATGGTCGGCGCCAACGACGTGACGGCGCTCAACGGTGTCAGCCAGTCGGCGCACCGGCTGGGGTTGTGCGTGCGCAAACTGCGGAACCGCGGCGCGGTGGTGATCGTGGGCACCTGCCCGGATCTGGGGTTCATCAGCGCCATTCCGCAACCGCTGCGATCGTTGGCGCACGAGCGGTGCCTGCAACTCGCCCGCGCCCAGACGGCAACCGTCCGCGCCGCCGGCGGGGTGCCGGTGCCGCTGGCCCAGCTGATGGCGCCGCAGTTCCGGGCCACCCCGGAGGCGATGTTCTCCGCCGACGGCTACCACCCCTCGGCCCCGGCCTACGCGCTGGCGGCCGACGCGCTGCTGCTCGCGCTGTGCGAGGCGCTGGGCGAGCAGGTGGAGCGTCCGCCCCTGAACCAGCCGGTGCCCTCGGCGCAGCCGGTGCTCGGGCAGCGGCACACCCGCAGCAGCGTGATGTCGCGGCTGTGGCGCCGTCCGGCGCCCGGTGCCGCCCCGTCGTCGTGCCCCGAGGTCGGCAGCGACTAG
- a CDS encoding alpha/beta hydrolase: MSEPGSATDTDTGDEPAQQQTAPDGTRTGAQTAVAEHPEPKAPAPGTQQPEKPWWVRHYTFTGTTVGLVFIWFSLTPSLLPRGAIFQGLVSGISGAIGYGLGVFAVWLYRYLWAKPSSPPPPRWAWKILIPVGAVGMVLMAIWFHVWQDKVRDLMGVAHLKWYDYPVAGVLSLVVLFTCVEIGQFTRWLVSFLVGRLDRIAPFRLSATIVVALLVVLTITLLNGVVLKFAMRTMNNTFASANNEMSPDTAPPKTPLRSGGPESLVSWESLGHQGRVFIEGGPRVEQLTAFNGAPATEPIRAYAGLNSADGITATAELAARELQRTGGLRRAVVAVATTTGTGWINEAEATALEYMYNGNTAIVSMQYSFLPSWLSFLVDKENARHAGQALFEAVDRLVRQLPEAQRPKLVVFGESLGSFGGEAPFMSLNNVLARTDGALFSGPTFNNTIWTDLTSTRDAGSPEWLPIYNDGRNVRFVARAANLARPKDPWDHPRVVYLQHASDPIAWWTTDLLFARPDWLKERRGYDVLPETTWIPVVTFLQVSADMAVAQNVPDGHGHHYVADVADAWAAVLSPPGWTPDKTDRLRPLLHANG; the protein is encoded by the coding sequence ATGAGCGAACCGGGTTCCGCGACCGACACCGACACCGGCGACGAGCCGGCGCAACAGCAAACGGCGCCGGACGGGACCCGAACCGGCGCGCAGACCGCCGTCGCGGAGCACCCCGAACCGAAAGCGCCCGCACCCGGCACACAGCAGCCCGAAAAACCTTGGTGGGTAAGGCATTACACGTTCACCGGCACGACGGTCGGGCTGGTGTTCATCTGGTTCTCGCTGACCCCGTCGCTGCTGCCGCGCGGGGCGATATTCCAGGGATTGGTCAGCGGCATCTCCGGCGCCATCGGCTATGGGCTGGGCGTCTTCGCCGTCTGGCTCTACCGGTACCTGTGGGCCAAACCGTCCAGTCCCCCGCCGCCGCGCTGGGCCTGGAAGATCCTGATCCCGGTCGGCGCGGTCGGCATGGTGTTGATGGCGATCTGGTTCCACGTGTGGCAGGACAAGGTGCGCGACCTGATGGGTGTGGCGCACCTGAAGTGGTACGACTACCCGGTGGCGGGGGTGCTGTCACTAGTGGTGCTGTTCACCTGCGTCGAGATCGGCCAATTCACCCGCTGGCTGGTCAGCTTCCTGGTCGGCCGGCTCGACCGGATCGCGCCGTTTCGGCTGTCGGCGACCATCGTGGTGGCCCTGCTGGTGGTGCTCACCATCACCCTGCTCAACGGTGTGGTGCTGAAGTTCGCCATGCGCACCATGAACAACACCTTCGCCTCGGCCAACAACGAGATGAGCCCGGACACCGCGCCGCCGAAAACCCCGCTGCGCTCCGGCGGCCCGGAGTCGCTGGTGTCCTGGGAGTCGCTGGGCCACCAGGGCCGCGTCTTCATCGAGGGCGGGCCGCGGGTGGAACAGCTGACCGCGTTCAACGGCGCCCCGGCCACCGAGCCGATCCGCGCCTACGCGGGGCTGAACTCCGCCGACGGCATCACCGCCACCGCCGAGCTGGCCGCCCGGGAGTTGCAGCGCACCGGCGGGCTGCGGCGCGCCGTCGTCGCGGTGGCCACCACCACCGGCACCGGCTGGATCAACGAGGCCGAGGCCACCGCGCTGGAGTACATGTACAACGGCAACACCGCGATCGTCAGCATGCAGTATTCGTTCCTGCCCAGCTGGCTGTCGTTCCTGGTGGACAAGGAGAACGCCCGGCACGCCGGTCAGGCGCTGTTCGAGGCGGTCGACCGGCTGGTCCGCCAGCTGCCCGAGGCTCAGCGCCCCAAGCTGGTGGTGTTCGGCGAGAGCCTGGGCTCGTTCGGCGGCGAGGCGCCGTTCATGAGCCTGAACAACGTGCTGGCCCGCACCGACGGCGCCCTGTTCAGCGGCCCGACGTTCAACAACACCATCTGGACCGATCTGACGTCGACGCGCGACGCCGGGTCACCGGAGTGGTTGCCGATCTACAACGACGGCCGCAATGTCCGCTTCGTGGCGCGCGCGGCGAACCTGGCGCGGCCCAAGGATCCGTGGGATCACCCGCGGGTGGTCTACCTGCAGCACGCCTCGGATCCGATCGCCTGGTGGACCACCGACCTGTTGTTCGCCCGGCCGGACTGGCTCAAGGAGCGCCGCGGCTACGACGTGCTGCCGGAGACCACCTGGATCCCGGTGGTGACGTTCCTGCAGGTCTCGGCGGACATGGCGGTCGCCCAGAACGTGCCCGACGGGCACGGCCACCACTACGTCGCCGACGTCGCCGACGCCTGGGCGGCGGTGCTGTCACCGCCGGGGTGGACACCCGACAAGACGGACCGGCTGCGGCCGCTGCTGCACGCCAACGGCTAG
- a CDS encoding rhodanese-like domain-containing protein: MSRIDVVLRSARRRFRRLPAVEVPDAVRRGAVLVDIRPQAQRFREGEVPGALVIERNVLEWRCDPTSEARLPEAVGDDVEWVIICSEGYTSSLAAAALLDIGLHRATDVIGGYHALAGAGVLSRLAGGPAGAPLANTGAGERRWI; the protein is encoded by the coding sequence ATGAGCCGCATCGACGTCGTGTTGAGGTCCGCCCGGCGCCGGTTCCGCCGGCTGCCCGCCGTCGAAGTGCCCGACGCGGTGCGCCGCGGCGCGGTGCTGGTCGACATCCGGCCGCAGGCCCAGCGGTTCCGCGAGGGCGAGGTGCCCGGCGCGCTGGTGATCGAGCGCAACGTGCTGGAATGGCGCTGCGACCCGACCAGCGAGGCCCGGCTGCCCGAGGCCGTCGGCGACGACGTCGAATGGGTGATCATCTGTTCGGAGGGCTACACGTCCAGCCTGGCCGCGGCCGCGCTGCTGGACATCGGCCTGCACCGCGCCACCGACGTGATCGGCGGCTACCACGCGCTGGCCGGGGCCGGGGTGCTGAGCCGGCTGGCCGGCGGTCCGGCCGGCGCCCCGCTGGCCAACACCGGCGCCGGCGAGCGCCGCTGGATCTAG
- the lpqV gene encoding lipoprotein LpqV, with amino-acid sequence MRWRGDRSRRRGAVVLVGIVLGVVTAAPGCSHGAPRGAPAPAPARQSGIPAGPAAAPPGAVGLSPGGVTTRIDIPADSTEEEYYQACHAAKEWMDAQPKTGASLFEPYLSMVQASPSGTAGSWNTPWSALAPARQAAVIVAARAAANGECG; translated from the coding sequence GTGCGCTGGCGCGGTGATCGGTCCCGGCGACGGGGCGCGGTCGTTCTGGTGGGCATCGTGCTGGGGGTTGTGACGGCGGCCCCCGGGTGCTCGCACGGCGCCCCGCGCGGCGCGCCGGCGCCCGCACCGGCGCGGCAATCGGGTATCCCCGCCGGCCCCGCCGCGGCGCCGCCGGGCGCCGTCGGGCTGTCCCCGGGCGGCGTGACGACCCGGATCGACATCCCGGCGGACTCCACCGAAGAGGAGTACTACCAGGCCTGTCACGCCGCCAAGGAGTGGATGGACGCCCAGCCCAAGACGGGTGCGTCGCTGTTCGAGCCGTACTTGTCGATGGTGCAGGCGTCGCCGTCGGGCACCGCGGGCAGCTGGAACACGCCGTGGTCGGCGTTGGCGCCGGCCCGGCAGGCGGCCGTGATCGTCGCCGCCCGGGCGGCCGCGAACGGCGAATGCGGGTGA
- a CDS encoding enoyl-CoA hydratase has product MTDSTDRTFETILVEREERVGIITLNRPKALNALNTQVMNEVTTAATDFDADPGIGAIIITGSAKAFAAGADIKEMAELTFADAYGADFFATWGKLAAVRTPTIAAVAGHALGGGCELAMMCDVLIAADTAKFGQPEIKLGVLPGMGGSQRLTRAIGKAKAMDLILTGRTIDAAEAERSGLVSRVVPADDLLTEAKKVATTISQMSRSAARMAKEAVNRAFETTLAEGLLYERRLFHSTFATADQSEGMAAFVEKRAPNFTHR; this is encoded by the coding sequence ATGACCGACAGCACCGACCGCACCTTCGAAACCATCCTCGTCGAGCGCGAGGAGCGCGTCGGCATCATCACCCTGAACCGGCCCAAGGCGCTCAACGCGCTCAACACCCAGGTGATGAACGAGGTCACCACCGCGGCAACGGATTTCGACGCCGACCCCGGCATCGGCGCGATCATCATCACCGGATCGGCCAAGGCGTTCGCCGCGGGCGCGGACATCAAGGAGATGGCCGAGCTGACCTTCGCCGACGCCTACGGCGCCGACTTCTTCGCCACCTGGGGCAAGCTCGCCGCGGTGCGCACCCCGACGATCGCCGCGGTGGCCGGGCACGCACTGGGCGGCGGCTGCGAGCTGGCCATGATGTGCGATGTGCTGATCGCCGCCGACACGGCGAAATTCGGCCAGCCCGAGATCAAACTCGGGGTGCTGCCCGGCATGGGCGGTTCGCAGCGGCTGACCCGCGCCATCGGCAAGGCCAAGGCGATGGACCTGATCCTGACCGGCCGCACCATCGACGCCGCGGAAGCCGAACGCAGCGGCCTGGTTTCGCGCGTGGTGCCCGCCGATGACCTGCTGACCGAGGCCAAGAAGGTCGCCACCACGATTTCGCAGATGTCGCGGTCGGCAGCCCGGATGGCCAAGGAGGCCGTCAACCGCGCATTCGAAACCACCCTGGCCGAGGGGCTGCTCTACGAACGCCGGTTGTTCCATTCTACTTTCGCCACCGCCGACCAGTCCGAGGGGATGGCGGCCTTCGTCGAGAAGCGTGCGCCGAACTTCACCCACCGCTAG
- a CDS encoding alpha/beta hydrolase, with protein sequence MTAPSEVSGSQSPVRVHDVLKARRARIRKFAISDGAPVEVLESGPSVAARLANLTSRLTIRPILAVGSHAPNLPWPWGLIDLTARVLLPVSATVRETVALPHASAQLVRAPGVLPADGTRRVVVYLHGGAFLTCGANSHGRLVEALSTFADAPVLVVNYRLLPKNSVGMALQDCHDAYQWLRLRGYQPDQIVLAGDSAGGYLALTLAQRLQREGEEPAALVMISPLLQLAKKPKQAHPNIDTDAMFGAGAFDALAELVAGAAAKNIVDGKPEEIYEPLEHIEPGLPRTLIHVSGSEVLLHDARLAASRLAAAGVPAEVRVWPGQIHDFQLAAPMVPEARRSLRQIGDYIREATG encoded by the coding sequence ATGACCGCACCGAGCGAGGTATCGGGATCGCAGAGTCCCGTCCGTGTCCACGACGTCCTCAAGGCGCGCCGCGCGCGCATCCGCAAGTTCGCGATCAGCGACGGCGCACCGGTCGAGGTTCTCGAATCCGGACCCAGCGTTGCTGCGCGACTGGCCAACCTGACCTCACGGCTGACCATCCGGCCGATTCTGGCCGTCGGCAGCCACGCCCCCAACCTGCCCTGGCCGTGGGGTCTGATCGACCTCACCGCCCGGGTGCTGCTGCCGGTGTCGGCCACCGTGCGCGAGACGGTGGCGCTGCCGCACGCGTCGGCGCAGCTGGTCCGCGCGCCCGGGGTGCTGCCCGCCGACGGCACCCGCCGCGTCGTGGTCTACCTGCACGGCGGGGCGTTTCTGACCTGCGGGGCGAACTCGCACGGCCGGCTCGTCGAAGCCCTTTCCACCTTCGCCGACGCGCCCGTGCTGGTGGTGAATTACCGTCTGCTGCCGAAGAATTCGGTCGGCATGGCGCTGCAGGACTGCCATGACGCGTACCAGTGGCTGCGGCTGCGCGGCTACCAGCCCGACCAGATCGTGCTGGCCGGCGACTCCGCGGGCGGCTACCTGGCGCTGACGCTGGCGCAACGCCTGCAGCGCGAGGGTGAGGAACCCGCCGCGCTGGTGATGATCTCGCCGCTGCTGCAGCTGGCCAAGAAGCCCAAGCAGGCCCACCCCAACATCGACACCGACGCGATGTTCGGCGCCGGCGCGTTCGACGCCCTGGCCGAGCTGGTGGCCGGCGCGGCGGCGAAGAACATCGTCGACGGCAAGCCCGAGGAGATCTACGAGCCGCTCGAGCACATCGAGCCGGGGCTGCCGCGCACGCTGATTCACGTGTCGGGCTCCGAGGTGCTGCTGCACGACGCCCGGCTGGCGGCGAGCCGGCTGGCCGCGGCGGGCGTGCCGGCCGAGGTGCGGGTGTGGCCGGGACAGATCCACGACTTCCAGCTGGCCGCGCCGATGGTGCCCGAGGCCAGGCGGTCGCTGCGCCAGATCGGCGACTACATCCGCGAGGCCACCGGCTGA
- a CDS encoding patatin-like phospholipase family protein has protein sequence MPEERRSAPTRVALALGSGGARGYAHIGVIEALQDRGYDIVGVAGSSMGALVGGLQAAGRLDEFAEWAKSLTQRTILRLLDPSISAAGVMRAGKILDAVRDILGPVAIEDLRIPYTAVATDLLAGKSVWFQRGPLDEAIRASIAIPGVIAPHTLDGRLLADGGILDPLPMAPLSAVNADLTIAVNLSGSEAITRREAEPAATAEWLTRMMRSTSALFDTAAARSLLDRPTARAVLSRLGGPSGDADAWPDNPEEPDQPVLADDDDEAVELSGAATDVPKLGSFEVMNRTIDIAQAALARHTLAVYPPDLLIEVPRSICRGLEFHRAVEVIDAGRALADQALDALEDGDDDRPAVER, from the coding sequence GTGCCTGAGGAACGTCGATCAGCACCGACTCGGGTGGCACTCGCGCTCGGCAGCGGTGGCGCCCGCGGCTACGCCCACATCGGGGTGATCGAGGCGCTGCAAGACCGCGGCTACGACATCGTCGGCGTCGCCGGCTCGTCGATGGGCGCGCTGGTCGGCGGCCTGCAAGCGGCCGGACGGCTCGACGAGTTCGCCGAGTGGGCCAAGTCGCTGACCCAGCGCACCATCCTGCGGCTGCTGGACCCGTCCATCAGCGCGGCCGGGGTGATGCGGGCGGGCAAGATCCTGGACGCGGTGCGCGACATCCTGGGGCCGGTGGCCATCGAGGACCTGCGCATCCCCTACACCGCGGTGGCCACCGACCTGCTGGCCGGCAAGTCGGTGTGGTTTCAGCGCGGGCCGCTGGACGAGGCGATCCGCGCGTCCATCGCGATCCCCGGGGTGATCGCCCCGCACACCCTCGACGGCCGGCTGCTGGCCGACGGCGGCATCCTCGACCCGCTGCCGATGGCCCCGCTCTCGGCCGTCAACGCCGATCTGACCATCGCGGTGAACCTGTCCGGCAGCGAGGCGATCACCCGTCGCGAGGCCGAACCGGCCGCCACCGCCGAGTGGTTGACCCGCATGATGCGCAGCACCTCGGCGCTGTTCGACACGGCCGCCGCCCGCTCGCTGCTCGATCGGCCCACCGCGCGGGCGGTGCTGAGCCGGCTGGGCGGGCCGAGCGGCGACGCCGACGCCTGGCCGGACAATCCCGAGGAACCCGACCAGCCGGTGCTCGCCGATGACGACGACGAGGCCGTCGAATTGTCCGGCGCGGCAACGGATGTGCCCAAACTGGGCAGCTTCGAGGTGATGAACCGCACCATCGACATCGCCCAGGCGGCGCTGGCGCGGCACACGCTGGCCGTCTACCCGCCCGACCTGCTCATCGAGGTCCCCCGCTCGATCTGCCGGGGCCTGGAATTCCACCGGGCGGTGGAGGTGATCGACGCGGGGCGGGCGTTGGCCGACCAAGCCCTCGACGCCCTCGAGGACGGCGACGACGACCGCCCCGCGGTCGAGCGCTGA
- a CDS encoding cysteine dioxygenase, which translates to MPVPAATLAALRPPFPSSPSPGPTRLRVPDLLYATDQAADDVLSGRCDHLLPPGGIPASRRWFTRIHGDEELDVWLISWVPGHPTELHDHGGSLGALTVVSGSLNEYRWDGRALRRRRLDAGDQAGFPLGWVHDVVWAPRPVSGPVSRRAVAAAQAAPTLSVHAYSPPLTAMSYYDITERKTLRRQRTELTDQPEGS; encoded by the coding sequence ATGCCTGTGCCCGCCGCCACCCTGGCTGCCCTGCGCCCGCCTTTCCCGTCGTCGCCGTCGCCGGGTCCGACCCGGTTGCGGGTGCCCGACCTGCTCTATGCCACCGATCAGGCCGCCGACGACGTGCTCAGCGGGCGCTGCGACCACCTGCTGCCCCCGGGCGGCATCCCGGCGTCGCGGCGCTGGTTCACCCGCATCCACGGCGACGAGGAGCTCGACGTCTGGCTGATCAGCTGGGTGCCCGGCCACCCGACCGAACTGCACGACCACGGCGGGTCGCTGGGCGCGTTGACCGTCGTCTCCGGATCGCTGAACGAATACCGTTGGGACGGTAGGGCTTTGCGACGCCGCCGGCTCGATGCCGGCGATCAGGCCGGCTTCCCGCTGGGCTGGGTGCACGACGTGGTGTGGGCGCCCCGGCCGGTCAGCGGGCCGGTCAGCCGTCGGGCCGTCGCCGCCGCCCAGGCGGCGCCGACGCTGAGCGTGCACGCCTACTCGCCGCCGCTGACCGCGATGTCCTACTACGACATCACCGAGCGCAAGACGTTGCGTCGGCAACGCACCGAACTGACCGACCAGCCGGAAGGATCGTGA
- a CDS encoding Bax inhibitor-1/YccA family protein: MRETSNPVFRSLPKQSGGYAQFGTGAAPMQGYQADPYAAPYATPYQETRASRPLTIDDVVTKTGITLAVLAASAVVSYFLVLSNVALAMPLTLVGALGGLGLVLVATFGRKQDSPAIVLSYAVLEGLFLGALSFVFANFSVSSANAGVLIGEAVMGTFGVFFGMLVVYKTGAIRVTPKFTRMVVVALFGVLALMLGNFVLAMFGVGGGAGLGLRSGGPLAIIFSLVCIGIAAFSFLIDFDAADQMVRAGAPEKAAWGIALGLTVTLVWLYIEILRLLSYLQND, encoded by the coding sequence GTGCGGGAGACAAGCAATCCGGTATTTCGTTCGCTGCCTAAGCAGAGCGGCGGATACGCGCAATTCGGCACTGGCGCGGCCCCCATGCAGGGCTATCAAGCCGACCCCTACGCGGCTCCCTACGCGACTCCGTACCAGGAGACCAGGGCGTCGCGACCGCTGACCATCGACGACGTCGTCACCAAGACCGGCATCACGCTGGCCGTGCTGGCGGCATCCGCGGTCGTCTCCTACTTCCTGGTGCTGTCGAATGTGGCCCTTGCGATGCCGCTGACCCTGGTCGGCGCGCTGGGTGGGCTGGGCCTGGTGCTGGTCGCGACGTTCGGGCGCAAGCAGGACAGCCCGGCGATCGTGCTCAGCTACGCGGTTCTCGAGGGCCTGTTCCTCGGCGCCCTTTCCTTCGTGTTCGCCAACTTCTCGGTCTCCAGCGCCAATGCGGGCGTGCTGATCGGTGAGGCCGTCATGGGCACCTTCGGGGTGTTCTTCGGGATGTTGGTGGTCTACAAGACCGGCGCCATTCGGGTCACCCCCAAGTTCACCCGGATGGTGGTCGTCGCGTTGTTCGGCGTGCTGGCGCTGATGCTGGGCAACTTCGTGCTGGCCATGTTCGGTGTCGGCGGCGGCGCCGGCCTGGGCCTGCGCAGCGGCGGCCCGCTGGCGATCATCTTCTCGCTGGTCTGCATCGGCATCGCGGCGTTCAGCTTCCTGATCGACTTCGACGCCGCCGACCAGATGGTGCGCGCCGGTGCCCCGGAGAAGGCGGCGTGGGGGATCGCGCTCGGCCTGACCGTGACGCTGGTCTGGCTGTACATCGAGATCCTGCGCCTGCTCAGTTATCTACAGAACGACTAG
- a CDS encoding enoyl-CoA hydratase/isomerase family protein — MTDGSDEVLTEVDGNVGLITLNRPKAINSLNQPMIDALSAVLTDWARDDKVRAVLLSGAGERGLCAGGDVVSIYHSARKDGVEARRFWRDEYQLNAQISEFAKPYVAVMDGIVMGGGVGVSAHANTRVVTDTSKVAMPEVGIGFIPDVGGVYLLSRAPGGLGLHAALTGAPFSGADAIAMGFADHYVPHADVEAFRRAVAADGVESALAKYAVEPPPGELAAQRDWIDECYAGQTVEDIVAALRAHGAGPAHDAADLIATRSPIALSVTLAAVRRAADLPTLKDVLVQDYRVSSASLRSHDLVEGIRAQLIDKDRNPQWSPARLADVTAADVEAYFAPVDDDLSF; from the coding sequence GTGACCGACGGATCCGACGAGGTTCTCACCGAAGTCGACGGAAACGTCGGCCTGATCACGCTCAACCGCCCCAAGGCGATCAACTCGCTGAATCAGCCGATGATCGACGCGCTGAGCGCCGTCCTCACCGACTGGGCGCGCGACGACAAGGTGCGCGCGGTGCTGCTGTCCGGCGCCGGCGAGCGCGGGCTGTGCGCCGGCGGCGACGTGGTGTCCATCTATCACAGCGCCCGCAAGGACGGCGTCGAGGCGCGACGCTTCTGGCGCGACGAATATCAGCTCAACGCCCAGATCTCGGAGTTCGCCAAGCCCTACGTCGCGGTGATGGACGGCATCGTGATGGGCGGCGGCGTCGGCGTCAGCGCGCACGCCAACACCCGGGTGGTCACCGACACCTCCAAGGTCGCCATGCCCGAGGTCGGCATCGGGTTCATCCCCGACGTCGGCGGCGTTTACCTGCTGTCCCGCGCGCCCGGCGGGCTCGGCCTGCACGCCGCGCTGACCGGGGCGCCGTTCTCCGGCGCCGACGCCATCGCCATGGGATTCGCCGACCACTACGTGCCGCACGCCGACGTCGAGGCGTTCCGCCGCGCGGTGGCCGCCGACGGCGTCGAGAGCGCGCTGGCCAAATACGCCGTCGAGCCGCCACCCGGTGAGCTTGCGGCCCAACGTGATTGGATCGACGAGTGCTATGCGGGGCAGACCGTCGAGGACATCGTCGCCGCGCTGCGCGCGCATGGCGCGGGCCCGGCGCACGACGCCGCGGACCTGATCGCCACCCGCTCACCGATCGCGCTGTCGGTGACCCTGGCGGCAGTGCGCCGAGCGGCCGACCTACCGACACTGAAAGACGTTCTGGTGCAGGACTATCGGGTGTCGTCGGCGTCGCTGCGCTCACACGATCTGGTGGAGGGCATCCGGGCGCAGCTGATCGACAAGGACCGCAATCCGCAGTGGTCGCCCGCCCGGCTGGCCGACGTCACCGCGGCCGACGTCGAGGCGTATTTCGCCCCGGTGGACGACGACTTGAGTTTCTAG
- a CDS encoding acetyl-CoA C-acetyltransferase — protein MPEAVIVSTARSPIGRAMKGSLVSMRPDDLAVQIVRAALDKVPALNPHQIDDLILGCGQPGGESGFNLARVVAVELGFDFLPGTTVNRYCSSSLQTSRMAFHAIKAGEGDAFISAGVETVSRFPKGSADSWPDTKNPLFSEAQERSAAAAEGAEEWHDPRADGKLPDIYIAMGQTAENVALLTGISREDQDHWGVRSQNRAEEAIKSGFFEREITPVTLPDGTTVSTDDGPRPGTTYEKIRELKPVFRPNGTVTAGNACPLNDGAAAVVITSDTKAKELGLTPLARIVSTGVSGLSPEIMGLGPIEATKKALARAKMSVSDIDLFEINEAFAVQVLGSARELGIDEDKLNVSGGAIALGHPFGMTGARITTTLLNNLQTHDKTFGLETMCVGGGQGMAMVIERLS, from the coding sequence ATGCCTGAAGCCGTCATCGTCTCAACTGCTCGCTCGCCGATCGGCCGCGCGATGAAGGGATCGCTGGTCAGCATGCGCCCCGACGACCTGGCCGTGCAGATCGTGCGCGCCGCGCTGGACAAGGTGCCGGCGTTGAACCCGCACCAGATCGACGACCTGATCCTGGGCTGCGGCCAGCCCGGCGGTGAGTCCGGATTCAACCTGGCCCGGGTGGTCGCCGTCGAGCTGGGCTTCGACTTCCTGCCGGGCACCACCGTCAACCGGTACTGCTCCTCGTCGCTGCAGACCTCGCGGATGGCGTTCCACGCGATCAAGGCCGGCGAGGGTGACGCGTTCATCTCCGCGGGGGTGGAGACGGTATCCCGGTTCCCCAAGGGCAGCGCCGACTCGTGGCCGGACACCAAGAACCCGCTGTTCAGCGAGGCGCAGGAGCGGTCGGCCGCCGCGGCCGAGGGCGCCGAGGAGTGGCACGACCCGCGCGCCGACGGCAAGCTGCCCGACATCTACATCGCGATGGGGCAGACCGCCGAGAACGTCGCCCTGCTGACCGGCATCAGCCGCGAGGACCAGGACCACTGGGGGGTGCGCAGCCAGAACCGCGCCGAGGAAGCGATCAAGAGCGGGTTCTTCGAGCGGGAGATCACCCCGGTCACGCTGCCGGACGGCACCACGGTCAGCACCGACGACGGCCCACGCCCCGGCACCACGTACGAGAAGATCCGCGAGCTCAAGCCGGTGTTCCGGCCCAACGGCACGGTGACCGCGGGCAACGCCTGCCCGCTGAACGACGGCGCCGCGGCGGTGGTGATCACCAGCGACACCAAGGCCAAGGAGCTCGGCCTGACGCCGCTGGCGCGCATCGTGTCCACCGGCGTCAGCGGCCTGTCGCCGGAGATCATGGGCCTGGGCCCGATCGAGGCCACCAAGAAGGCGCTGGCCCGCGCCAAGATGTCGGTCAGCGACATCGACCTGTTCGAGATCAACGAGGCGTTCGCGGTCCAGGTGCTGGGCTCGGCCCGCGAGCTGGGCATCGACGAGGACAAGCTGAACGTGTCCGGCGGCGCGATCGCGCTGGGTCATCCGTTCGGCATGACCGGCGCCCGGATCACCACCACGCTGCTCAACAACCTGCAGACCCACGACAAGACGTTCGGCCTGGAGACGATGTGCGTCGGCGGCGGCCAGGGCATGGCGATGGTGATCGAGCGCCTCAGCTGA